The Macaca fascicularis isolate 582-1 chromosome 1, T2T-MFA8v1.1 genome includes a window with the following:
- the LOC123572855 gene encoding uncharacterized protein — protein MEGVERQRTESTEDPKKGRGPRNAGSSSHGARERAGITGIESVFREVEAEPSYRGVGNQTAEWRVPGALLRAGGPSEAGSPAPRRRGAPDALNSRVAARPRRASPRLAQSILLRCRSRPGSGYPCPAGGGTQARSTARGSPGERRAGSILPGSHGPRVRVEGGDRHPRGPASSRGPRPAGPRTRPAPSGAAHLLAPRPPPPPGSALLAPASRLQLPPGRSLRSLSALRELSRAAVATRRWKNERASERGRRGLQSRLWSPCALSPSWRGSGRDKPRARGPRPSLASVKRESLLCGIPVSRGLNAGGERSLENQIKSIMCRFALHTNHPAGPRCRKGKQEASNPSLKSLPLLFWGLHFCFPAV, from the exons ATGGAGGGGGTCGAGCGGCAAAGAACAGAGTCCACAGAAGATCCGAAGAAAGGCAGGGGTCCGAGGAACGCGGGATCCAGTTCTCACGGTGCCCGcgaaagggctgggattactggGATAGAGTCGGTTTTTCGAGAGGTCGAAGCCGAACCTAGCTACCGAGGAGTAGGGAA CCAAACTGCTGAGTGGCGCGTCCCAGGAGCCCTCCTCCGCGCCGGGGGCCCCAGCGAAGCTGGCTCCCCGGCGCCGCGTCGTCGCGGGGCACCTGACGCGCTGAACTCAAGGGTTGCCGCGCGCCCCCGCCGCGCCTCACCTCGCCTAGCCCAGAGCATCCTCCTCCGCTGCCGCAGCCGCCCAGGAAGCGGCTACCCATGCCCGGCGGGCGGCGGCACTCAGGCGCGCTCTACAGCCCGGGGAAGCCCGGGCGAGCGCCGAGCTGGGTCCATCCTCCCCGGGAGCCACGGGCCCCGCGTCAGAGTAGAGGGAGGAGACCGCCACCCGCGCGGACCCGCCTCCTCCCGCGGCCCCCGCCCCGCCGGCCCCCGCACCCGCCCGGCGCCCAGCGGCGCCGCTCACCTACTAGCtccccggccgccgccgccgcctggtAGTGCGCTCCTCGCCCCGGCCTCGCGGCTCCAGCTCCCTCCGGGGCGCTCTCTGCGCAGCCTGAGCGCGCTCCGAGAGCTTAGCCGAGCCGCGGTGGCGACGAGGAGGTGGAAGaacgagcgagcgagcgagcgggGGCGCCGCGGCTTGCAGTCGCGCCTCTGGAGCCCCTGCGCGCTCTCTCCATCCTGGCGTGGAAGCGGGAGAGACAAGCCGAGAGCGAGGGGTCCCCGCCCCAGCCTCGCCAGCGTGAAGAGG GAATCCCTGTTGTGTGGCATACCTGTCTCCAGAGGCCTGAACGCAGGAGGAGAGAGGAGcctggagaatcaaatcaagtcGATAATGTGTAGATTCGCACTGCACACAAACCACCCTGCTGGACCCAGGTgcagaaaaggaaagcaagaggCAAGCAACCCTTCCTTAAAAAGTTTACCCTTACTCTTTTGGGGGCTACACTTCTGTTTTCCAGCTGTGTAA